In Desulfomonile tiedjei DSM 6799, a genomic segment contains:
- a CDS encoding ABC transporter substrate-binding protein translates to MTVLLSLSGAPDAESGSDINHARRLVILYSEPLDFPATEMAEQGIREVISRNTDLNIQLFVEYLDLTRFRDSNQRKALVELLRHRYADSATDVVISFDVPASNFLIENSEEVFPNTPVVMCAIPQELGNRLETSPLRKRSTCVLEPTNGTVLIHAALSLMPDTKNAVLISGAFENDEIRSLDLRKSLEAFRGKISITDLSGLSIGGLLERVRKLPADSVVFFTTFFVDSKGRSFIPRDVIKLISSEASFPVFAPYESYLGHGIVGGPLTSFRLQGRRAAEMAIQILRGKPAGEIPFDFGSSTMVDAYDWRQLRRWNINESDLPHGSEIRYRQLSIWELYRAQAIAVITLIALESLLIVTLFVNLQKRKRAEMSLLESRQDLRTLAGRLISS, encoded by the coding sequence ATGACGGTTTTGCTGAGCCTCTCCGGCGCGCCGGATGCGGAGTCTGGCTCTGATATCAACCATGCCCGGCGGCTTGTGATTCTGTATTCCGAACCTCTCGATTTTCCGGCCACGGAAATGGCTGAGCAAGGTATTCGAGAGGTAATCTCAAGAAATACTGACCTCAACATTCAACTGTTCGTCGAGTACCTCGATCTTACCAGATTTAGAGACTCAAACCAGAGAAAGGCTCTGGTGGAACTTCTGCGCCATCGATACGCGGATTCCGCAACAGACGTGGTCATCAGCTTCGATGTTCCTGCTTCCAATTTCTTGATAGAGAATTCGGAGGAAGTCTTTCCGAATACGCCCGTGGTCATGTGCGCAATTCCCCAGGAACTTGGGAACAGGCTCGAGACTTCGCCACTCCGAAAAAGGTCCACCTGCGTGCTGGAGCCGACTAATGGAACCGTGCTCATTCATGCAGCACTCTCTCTCATGCCGGACACGAAAAACGCAGTCTTGATCTCCGGAGCATTCGAAAATGACGAAATTCGTTCTCTGGATCTGCGAAAGTCTTTGGAGGCTTTTCGGGGGAAGATTTCCATAACCGACCTATCAGGTCTTTCTATTGGAGGTCTCCTTGAAAGAGTAAGAAAACTGCCGGCAGACTCTGTAGTTTTCTTCACAACTTTTTTCGTAGACTCGAAAGGCAGAAGCTTCATTCCTCGGGATGTAATCAAACTCATATCCAGTGAAGCGAGCTTCCCCGTTTTCGCTCCTTACGAATCGTACCTTGGCCATGGGATAGTCGGCGGGCCGCTGACCAGCTTTCGGCTACAGGGCCGCAGGGCTGCAGAAATGGCTATTCAAATCCTCCGCGGTAAACCGGCCGGCGAAATCCCCTTTGATTTCGGCTCCAGCACTATGGTCGACGCTTATGACTGGCGCCAGCTTCGCAGGTGGAACATTAACGAAAGTGACCTTCCGCACGGGAGTGAAATTCGATACCGTCAACTCTCTATTTGGGAGCTCTACCGAGCCCAGGCGATAGCAGTAATCACTCTCATTGCTCTTGAATCCCTCCTGATTGTTACACTTTTTGTCAATCTTCAAAAACGCAAAAGGGCTGAAATGTCACTCCTGGAAAGTCGTCAAGATCTCAGAACGCTTGCCGGAAGACTCATTTCATCGTAA
- a CDS encoding response regulator yields MRRARVLLADDHRIVAEGLKSILEPEFELVGIVEDGRTLVEAVEKLQPDVVVADVSMPLLNGIEAMRQFKKKYKNIAVVILTMHTDVMYAAEAFEAGASGYVLKHSASSELVTAVSNAYRGRTYITPLLAGSLLQFHKQKSQEPFDESTRLTGRQREVLQLIAEGHSVKEIASILGISPKTVEFHKYSMMESLGLKTSVELVRYAVKHGIVDK; encoded by the coding sequence ATGAGACGTGCAAGAGTGCTCCTGGCAGATGACCACCGCATTGTGGCTGAAGGCTTAAAGAGTATCCTGGAACCCGAGTTCGAACTCGTAGGCATCGTTGAGGACGGCCGAACACTGGTCGAGGCTGTGGAAAAACTCCAGCCCGATGTCGTGGTGGCAGATGTTTCCATGCCACTGCTTAACGGCATCGAAGCGATGCGCCAATTCAAGAAGAAGTATAAGAACATCGCGGTGGTTATTTTGACCATGCACACGGATGTCATGTATGCTGCGGAGGCATTCGAGGCCGGAGCATCGGGATACGTTCTGAAGCATTCTGCTTCTTCGGAACTAGTGACTGCTGTTTCCAACGCATACAGAGGTCGAACCTATATAACACCTCTCTTGGCAGGAAGCCTGCTACAGTTTCACAAGCAGAAATCCCAGGAGCCCTTTGACGAAAGCACCAGACTGACGGGACGTCAACGTGAGGTCCTGCAATTGATTGCGGAAGGTCACAGTGTCAAAGAAATCGCTTCGATTTTAGGTATTTCCCCGAAGACTGTTGAATTCCATAAATACAGCATGATGGAGAGTCTCGGCCTGAAGACTTCCGTAGAGTTGGTCCGCTACGCAGTTAAGCATGGTATTGTCGACAAATAG
- a CDS encoding sensor histidine kinase has product MSRLSREFHDDIVQRLAAVAIEAGTLEIRGSGIEESAQKKIGSMKDQLIALSEDVHALSRQIHPSILKDLGLVRAVTSLCVRFFDREDIPVDFDHENVPDFIREDAALCVYRVIQESLRNVAKHAKAKRVSIFLRSLDGHLVLTIKDDGIGFVPQGVRQTPGIGLASMRERVDYINGKLSVCSEPGMGTVIELSAPLEGGTHETCKSAPGR; this is encoded by the coding sequence TTGAGCAGACTTTCCCGCGAGTTTCACGATGACATTGTGCAAAGGCTTGCGGCCGTAGCCATCGAGGCTGGGACACTGGAAATCCGGGGAAGCGGAATCGAGGAATCGGCACAAAAGAAGATCGGTTCCATGAAGGACCAATTGATCGCACTTTCTGAAGACGTGCATGCCCTATCGAGACAAATCCATCCATCAATACTGAAAGATCTTGGCTTGGTTAGAGCCGTGACATCTCTTTGCGTACGCTTTTTCGACCGGGAAGACATTCCTGTAGATTTCGATCACGAAAATGTCCCTGACTTTATCCGAGAAGATGCTGCTTTGTGTGTCTATCGAGTCATCCAGGAGAGCTTGAGAAACGTAGCGAAGCATGCGAAAGCCAAACGAGTAAGTATTTTTCTTCGAAGTTTGGACGGACACCTGGTTCTTACCATAAAAGACGATGGCATCGGATTCGTTCCGCAGGGTGTACGTCAGACTCCTGGCATAGGCCTCGCAAGTATGAGAGAACGAGTGGACTACATAAACGGCAAGCTCAGTGTCTGCTCCGAGCCGGGCATGGGAACGGTGATCGAGCTTTCAGCGCCCTTGGAAGGAGGAACGCATGAGACGTGCAAGAGTGCTCCTGGCAGATGA
- a CDS encoding sigma-54-dependent Fis family transcriptional regulator, whose product MQTPHNTLSELLEVFGSVTDIVPDGIIVVLPSGTVAYANRAAARFLGSSQEELVKCHARDIQRSLWDDMSKIFQDGTPQLGVRSSIGGKLYITNHLPLRFKTGIEGVVSFFQAVFVYDKYAMELESYREMAQLLDSIMESSYDGLWITDRQGNVVKLNKAAERITGCKTDDILGRNVAELVANGYVDESVTMEVLKRKTTVTLVQTTKADKRVLATGNPILNSKGEIDVIIINDRDITELDRIRRELDESKALVDQYRSELLDFQLRDLESNFFVCRSREMESIYERALRVARFDSTVLINGESGVGKGQLAKLIHHKSERSEGPFVRVDCAAIVDTLFESELYGYEKGAFTGAGAKGKPGLVEMAEGGTLFFDEISEAPLGQQVKLLRFLDEKCIMRVGGSTVRAVDTRVIAATNRDLAEQVKKNLFREDLFYRLNVVSLTVPPLRGRTQDILDLITFFTRKFRSKHGIDRSIDSEALDALLHYEYPGNVRELENIVESAMVLSRRDVVTLNELPPSVRGHADPGRLKNAIEQGSLKKAIDQLELEHIAEAVRKYGSQQKAAPHLGINQSTISRKMKKYLGS is encoded by the coding sequence ATGCAAACACCCCACAACACGCTCTCTGAGCTTCTTGAAGTCTTCGGTTCCGTAACGGACATTGTGCCGGACGGAATCATTGTCGTTTTACCGTCTGGAACGGTGGCGTACGCAAACAGAGCTGCAGCCAGATTCCTGGGAAGCTCCCAAGAGGAGCTGGTAAAGTGCCATGCCCGGGACATTCAACGTTCACTCTGGGACGACATGTCGAAGATCTTCCAGGACGGGACTCCACAGCTCGGAGTCCGCAGTTCCATCGGAGGCAAGCTTTATATAACCAATCATCTGCCTCTGCGTTTCAAAACCGGAATTGAAGGAGTAGTCTCTTTTTTTCAAGCAGTGTTCGTGTACGATAAGTACGCCATGGAACTGGAATCGTACAGAGAAATGGCGCAACTTCTGGATTCGATCATGGAATCCTCGTACGACGGCCTGTGGATCACGGACAGGCAGGGTAACGTGGTAAAGCTCAATAAAGCTGCCGAACGGATCACCGGATGCAAGACCGACGACATCCTCGGACGGAACGTCGCCGAGCTTGTCGCGAACGGGTACGTAGACGAATCGGTCACCATGGAGGTGCTCAAGCGAAAAACCACTGTAACTCTGGTGCAGACTACGAAAGCGGATAAGAGAGTGCTCGCCACCGGCAACCCGATACTCAATTCCAAAGGGGAAATTGATGTCATCATCATAAACGATCGTGACATAACAGAACTCGATCGCATCCGCCGTGAACTGGACGAGAGTAAAGCTCTGGTCGATCAATACCGAAGCGAGCTGCTGGACTTTCAGCTTCGAGACCTCGAGAGCAACTTTTTCGTATGCCGCAGCCGGGAGATGGAATCAATCTATGAAAGGGCACTCAGAGTGGCCCGATTCGATTCCACTGTCCTGATTAATGGAGAATCGGGCGTGGGGAAAGGCCAGTTGGCAAAACTCATCCACCACAAGTCCGAACGATCGGAAGGGCCATTCGTCAGGGTTGATTGCGCAGCAATCGTAGACACGTTATTTGAGTCAGAGCTGTACGGATATGAAAAAGGCGCTTTTACCGGGGCCGGAGCAAAAGGAAAACCGGGACTGGTGGAAATGGCCGAGGGCGGTACCTTATTTTTCGACGAGATATCCGAAGCTCCACTGGGTCAGCAGGTGAAATTGCTGCGTTTCCTCGACGAGAAATGTATCATGCGTGTGGGAGGGTCGACTGTTCGGGCTGTCGATACCAGAGTCATAGCAGCCACAAACAGAGATCTGGCTGAACAAGTAAAGAAGAATCTTTTTAGAGAAGACCTGTTCTACCGGTTGAACGTAGTATCTCTGACAGTTCCGCCTCTGAGAGGCCGCACACAGGACATCCTGGATCTGATAACCTTTTTCACCAGGAAGTTCAGGTCCAAGCACGGCATTGATAGATCCATAGACAGTGAAGCCCTCGATGCACTGCTCCACTACGAATACCCCGGAAATGTGCGAGAACTTGAAAACATTGTCGAATCAGCAATGGTTCTGAGTAGAAGAGATGTGGTCACCTTGAACGAGCTTCCACCATCAGTACGCGGACATGCCGATCCCGGCCGTTTAAAGAACGCCATTGAACAGGGCTCTCTAAAGAAGGCGATAGACCAATTAGAGCTGGAGCACATTGCAGAAGCTGTCCGTAAGTACGGTTCCCAGCAGAAAGCAGCACCGCACCTGGGCATCAATCAATCGACAATTTCGCGCAAGATGAAGAAATATTTGGGAAGTTGA
- the torT gene encoding TMAO reductase system periplasmic protein TorT translates to MGVGRSMSSRKLVSAIVLVSGIFLANSLMCLAAEKPWWPVKVNSYYGTYDVKQKKSGKPAASLDGPKAEDWSPPEKADKPYVIGVSFPHLKDPYWLAVNYGIMSEAKRLGVGVQLVAAGGYTEVEKQVSQVENLGQQKVDGIILGSISYTALDPAVAELTKKKIPVVEVINDIQAQDIAGKALVSFFDMGKHAGEFVVSDAKTQSKKEINVVFLPGPAGSGWAPDTLDGFNEAIKQFEGKVNMLAVKWGDTGKNVQLDLIENSLKTFPTIDYLVGNAVAADAAVGPLAETGRTKSVKVVSTYIIPPLYEKIKKGTVAAAPSDLTVTQGQMAVDMMVRILNGQKAGKDFPFRAGPIIPTLTQANIDQYPYELLFGPRDFRPEFKVEPKK, encoded by the coding sequence ATGGGTGTCGGTAGATCTATGTCGTCGAGAAAGTTGGTCTCGGCAATTGTGCTGGTAAGCGGGATTTTTCTGGCGAACAGCCTCATGTGCCTGGCAGCGGAAAAACCCTGGTGGCCGGTCAAAGTGAATTCTTATTACGGCACGTACGATGTGAAACAGAAGAAGTCAGGGAAACCGGCTGCAAGCCTCGACGGCCCCAAAGCGGAAGACTGGTCGCCCCCTGAAAAGGCCGACAAACCATATGTCATTGGCGTTTCTTTCCCTCACCTGAAGGACCCGTATTGGCTTGCGGTGAACTACGGCATCATGTCCGAAGCCAAGCGGTTGGGAGTGGGAGTTCAACTGGTCGCTGCCGGTGGATATACGGAAGTCGAGAAGCAAGTCTCGCAGGTGGAAAACCTCGGGCAGCAAAAAGTCGATGGGATCATCCTGGGCTCCATCTCCTATACGGCGCTGGATCCCGCAGTGGCGGAGTTAACCAAGAAGAAAATTCCTGTCGTAGAAGTCATCAACGATATTCAGGCTCAAGACATAGCCGGCAAGGCGCTCGTCTCGTTTTTCGACATGGGTAAGCATGCAGGAGAGTTTGTCGTATCGGATGCGAAGACCCAGAGCAAGAAGGAAATCAATGTAGTTTTCTTGCCGGGTCCCGCCGGGTCGGGTTGGGCACCGGATACCCTGGATGGGTTCAACGAGGCCATCAAACAGTTTGAAGGCAAGGTCAACATGCTTGCGGTCAAGTGGGGAGACACGGGCAAGAACGTGCAACTCGATCTCATCGAGAACTCGCTGAAAACCTTCCCCACAATCGACTATTTGGTAGGAAATGCGGTTGCAGCCGACGCAGCGGTAGGTCCCCTTGCCGAAACGGGCCGGACCAAATCCGTCAAGGTCGTGTCAACTTATATCATCCCGCCACTCTATGAAAAAATTAAGAAAGGCACTGTTGCCGCTGCACCGTCCGACCTCACGGTGACTCAAGGACAGATGGCTGTTGATATGATGGTTCGGATTCTTAACGGCCAAAAAGCGGGAAAGGATTTCCCGTTCAGAGCAGGCCCGATCATCCCGACTCTCACCCAGGCAAACATCGATCAATACCCTTATGAGTTGTTGTTTGGGCCTCGGGATTTTCGACCGGAGTTTAAGGTGGAGCCCAAGAAATAG
- a CDS encoding LamB/YcsF family protein gives MQIDLNADMGESFGMYKLGNDEEFMQYISAANVACGFHAGDPSVMKKTVGFARRCGVQVGAHPGLPDLAGFGRREMNLTPDEVYCDVLYQIGSLKAFVEASGLRLHHVKPHGSLYGMAHRREEIARAVCQALKDVDPKLYLYAMKKGAIGAVAEDMGIRTVFELYADLGYDAEGNLVITREHGAHDPAHVAQRVLKMVMDRKVIAENGEEIAIEGSSVCVHGDTPGALAIVSAVRRAFHENGIVVAAPPL, from the coding sequence ATGCAAATCGATCTCAATGCGGATATGGGTGAGAGCTTCGGGATGTACAAGCTCGGCAATGACGAAGAATTCATGCAATACATCTCCGCAGCCAATGTGGCATGCGGCTTCCACGCAGGGGACCCGAGCGTAATGAAGAAGACGGTGGGCTTTGCCCGGCGATGCGGCGTGCAGGTTGGCGCTCACCCCGGATTACCCGACCTTGCCGGATTCGGCAGAAGAGAAATGAATCTTACGCCAGACGAGGTCTACTGCGACGTCCTGTATCAAATCGGTTCCTTGAAAGCCTTTGTCGAAGCAAGCGGTCTGCGTCTTCATCATGTTAAGCCGCACGGGTCTCTGTATGGCATGGCTCATCGTCGCGAAGAAATTGCTCGAGCCGTTTGCCAGGCACTGAAGGACGTGGACCCGAAGCTCTATCTCTATGCCATGAAGAAGGGAGCGATCGGGGCGGTCGCTGAGGATATGGGCATACGGACGGTGTTCGAGCTGTACGCAGACCTCGGATACGACGCGGAAGGTAATCTGGTCATCACGCGCGAACATGGCGCCCACGACCCCGCTCACGTGGCCCAACGGGTTCTCAAGATGGTCATGGATCGGAAAGTGATCGCCGAAAATGGCGAGGAAATAGCGATTGAAGGTAGCTCGGTTTGTGTTCATGGCGACACACCGGGAGCATTAGCGATTGTCTCGGCTGTTCGGCGTGCCTTTCACGAGAATGGGATAGTTGTGGCTGCGCCGCCTCTTTAG
- a CDS encoding MFS transporter, which yields MSQEAAITVEKQIFPKASTEGKIINNYFDGLEVTGVHKFIFYIIMMAYFFEQLDNWNFGFIAPALQESWHLKMTDIATIVFWYFIGMTSGGFLGGVISDFIGRRKTFLASILIFSVASVANGLTNDFTIFIISRSLTGFGVFCLMVTSQAYIAEMAPAESRGKWQGRVAGVGFCAVPVIAFLCRLIIPMGPDAYRIIFYIGGCGLIGFFLGLKYLKESPRWLVAQKRLPEAEEVMEFITHRKIDLSEAATKVPPRERMSEVLYGMFTKSYIVRTLLLILLFITITPATFTLTTWTTQLLKMKGFTVADSLTASTIISIGVPVGCFLASFVSDLGGRKIPLLCLGALCAAFAFVFAHLDSFTLLVGFGFLFNVFIMAVSFVLFSYTAESYPTKMRNTATGFHNGLARLSVSAAQPVIPIIHKVAGFSGVFNAVGILFVLPIIPVLLWGLRTGGKSLEDIK from the coding sequence ATGTCACAAGAGGCAGCGATTACTGTTGAAAAGCAGATATTTCCCAAGGCTTCGACCGAAGGGAAGATCATTAATAACTACTTTGACGGACTTGAAGTGACCGGAGTCCACAAGTTCATCTTCTATATCATTATGATGGCGTATTTCTTCGAGCAACTGGACAATTGGAACTTCGGTTTCATTGCTCCTGCTCTTCAAGAGTCCTGGCATTTGAAGATGACAGATATTGCGACGATTGTCTTCTGGTATTTCATAGGAATGACTTCCGGCGGTTTTCTTGGAGGGGTCATTTCAGATTTTATCGGGCGTCGTAAGACTTTTCTGGCCTCGATACTTATTTTTTCCGTTGCATCGGTAGCGAACGGACTTACCAATGACTTCACGATTTTCATAATTTCCCGTTCCCTCACAGGATTCGGGGTGTTCTGCCTTATGGTGACTTCTCAGGCCTATATCGCAGAAATGGCACCCGCAGAATCACGAGGTAAATGGCAGGGTCGCGTGGCTGGGGTAGGATTCTGCGCAGTGCCGGTAATCGCTTTTTTGTGCAGACTGATCATACCGATGGGGCCTGATGCGTATCGGATAATCTTTTACATAGGAGGATGCGGCCTCATAGGTTTCTTCCTCGGATTGAAATATCTGAAAGAATCGCCCAGATGGCTTGTGGCTCAAAAAAGATTGCCCGAGGCTGAAGAAGTTATGGAATTCATAACTCACCGCAAAATAGACCTTTCAGAAGCAGCCACTAAGGTCCCACCCAGAGAGAGAATGTCCGAAGTTCTGTATGGGATGTTTACAAAGAGTTATATCGTACGTACCCTGCTGCTCATTCTGCTGTTCATAACAATTACACCGGCCACTTTCACCCTGACGACGTGGACCACCCAATTGCTGAAAATGAAAGGCTTTACTGTGGCGGATAGCCTTACGGCATCGACCATCATCAGCATTGGCGTGCCCGTGGGTTGTTTCCTTGCATCGTTTGTCTCGGACCTCGGTGGACGCAAAATTCCGCTGCTATGTCTGGGAGCGCTTTGTGCAGCATTTGCATTTGTTTTTGCTCACTTGGATTCTTTCACCCTGCTGGTGGGTTTTGGATTCCTTTTTAATGTTTTCATCATGGCAGTCAGTTTTGTTTTGTTCTCCTACACGGCGGAATCGTACCCCACAAAGATGCGGAATACCGCAACGGGGTTCCACAATGGATTGGCTCGACTTTCAGTTTCGGCGGCTCAGCCGGTAATCCCAATCATCCATAAGGTTGCAGGTTTTTCCGGAGTTTTCAATGCAGTAGGGATTCTCTTCGTATTGCCGATTATCCCTGTCCTTCTGTGGGGCTTGCGTACCGGCGGCAAGTCCTTGGAGGACATTAAATAA
- a CDS encoding sugar ABC transporter ATP-binding protein — MPDLALKLVNITKKFPGVLALDRVCFELLPGEVHVLFGQNGAGKSTLTKIIAGSYQPDGGEIFVHGEQTIFESPHDARMAGISAVYQEFSLVPQLTVLENLFLGREIVKGGLLDKESMQRKAEESLKRLDFDLDLTAKVADLTRAERQMVEIAKAFQEKMSVLILDEPTASLTDKEVKKLFEIIRKLKSERVGVVYISHRMDELRKIGDRITVFRDGKYVDTLEMADADEKKLISLMTGTEYAEVFPTLTHTPGKPVLTVQGLTTASGLRDVSFTVREGEIFGIAGLVGAGKSRVGRAIFGLERITAGSSLLFDRPLEKMNPSKAIRNGILYFPADRHKEGLVLCRSVRENQTLAAVPLFEKGPFIDIGREKSTARSLIDRLKIRPPHIDQTVNDLSGGNQQKVMLARGLTRDIKVFIFDEASCGIDVGAKRDVYWLLKDYAEKGMAVIFISSELPEILNLCHTVMVMHAGAPCSIMPGSEATEERVLAGCFGYDFASSVTQQAIRDGLSGRTACAGAPSQYH; from the coding sequence GTGCCTGATCTCGCACTGAAACTTGTCAACATCACCAAAAAATTCCCTGGTGTGCTGGCATTGGATCGTGTTTGCTTTGAGCTTTTGCCAGGTGAGGTGCACGTTCTCTTCGGCCAGAACGGAGCAGGCAAGTCCACGTTAACGAAAATCATAGCCGGATCGTACCAGCCGGATGGCGGAGAAATCTTCGTCCACGGTGAGCAGACGATATTCGAGAGTCCTCACGATGCAAGAATGGCAGGGATTTCTGCGGTGTACCAGGAGTTCAGCCTTGTACCGCAACTCACTGTATTGGAGAATCTCTTTCTGGGCAGAGAGATCGTTAAGGGAGGTTTGCTGGACAAGGAGTCCATGCAGAGAAAGGCTGAGGAGTCATTGAAGCGCCTTGACTTCGATCTCGACCTGACTGCCAAGGTGGCAGACTTGACTCGGGCCGAACGTCAGATGGTGGAGATTGCCAAGGCCTTTCAAGAGAAGATGTCCGTACTCATCCTGGACGAACCCACCGCATCCCTTACGGACAAGGAAGTCAAAAAGCTCTTCGAGATTATCAGGAAGCTCAAAAGCGAGCGTGTGGGAGTCGTGTACATTTCTCATCGCATGGACGAGCTCAGGAAGATAGGTGACCGCATAACTGTCTTCAGGGATGGAAAATATGTAGACACACTCGAGATGGCCGATGCTGATGAAAAAAAATTGATCTCCCTGATGACCGGCACCGAATATGCTGAGGTTTTTCCAACTCTTACCCACACTCCGGGAAAACCGGTGCTCACGGTACAAGGACTTACGACGGCCAGTGGGCTTCGTGACGTGAGCTTTACCGTGCGGGAGGGTGAGATTTTCGGTATCGCCGGTCTGGTGGGTGCAGGCAAATCACGGGTCGGGCGGGCAATTTTCGGTCTGGAGAGAATTACAGCCGGATCGAGCCTTCTCTTCGACCGGCCGCTCGAGAAAATGAACCCGTCAAAAGCCATAAGAAACGGAATACTCTATTTCCCCGCGGACAGGCACAAGGAAGGTTTGGTGCTGTGTCGTTCGGTGAGGGAAAATCAGACACTGGCAGCAGTCCCCCTTTTCGAGAAGGGACCGTTCATAGATATCGGCCGCGAGAAATCCACGGCTCGAAGCCTGATAGACAGACTCAAAATTCGCCCACCCCACATCGACCAGACCGTTAACGATCTCAGTGGCGGGAATCAGCAAAAGGTTATGCTCGCGAGGGGGCTAACGAGAGATATCAAAGTGTTCATCTTTGACGAGGCAAGTTGCGGCATCGACGTGGGAGCCAAGCGGGACGTGTACTGGTTATTGAAGGACTATGCGGAAAAAGGCATGGCTGTAATCTTCATCTCTTCGGAATTGCCGGAAATTTTGAATCTCTGTCATACGGTTATGGTCATGCACGCAGGGGCACCGTGCTCGATAATGCCCGGTTCTGAAGCGACTGAGGAAAGAGTCCTGGCAGGCTGTTTCGGTTACGATTTCGCAAGTTCTGTGACACAGCAAGCGATCCGGGACGGCCTTAGCGGGCGCACCGCCTGCGCAGGCGCACCGTCGCAATACCACTGA
- a CDS encoding ABC transporter permease, which produces MESVKRIFISVGVLPFLLVALIVLFSLAESRFMTLSNMMTVSRQATYLVMVTCGQMITILCAGFDLSVGSSVALTSIVTAHTIISLPHPAGGITAGVLVGVATGTALGAVNGITISLFRVSPFVVTLGMMSVAHGMALLISGGVPIFNLPDQFNEYLAIGRLCGIPVPLFVASFVVIAIYIMLTRTRVGRYFYAIGGNEEAARLSGIHVKKYNCLAYILCGALAGLTGVMLTARVASGEPNLGAALPLESIAAAVIGGVSLRGGEGNVIGAIFGAILIVLIRNGMDLMNVSSYLQMVVMGCLLVFAVVMDQFRLSLKGR; this is translated from the coding sequence GTGGAGTCGGTAAAACGAATATTCATATCCGTAGGGGTGCTCCCGTTTCTTCTGGTCGCCTTGATCGTTCTCTTCAGTCTGGCAGAAAGTCGCTTCATGACACTGTCGAACATGATGACGGTGAGTAGACAGGCAACATACCTGGTCATGGTTACCTGCGGGCAGATGATCACTATATTGTGTGCGGGTTTCGATCTTTCAGTCGGGTCCTCAGTCGCCCTGACCAGCATTGTCACCGCTCACACCATCATATCGCTGCCGCATCCCGCGGGAGGAATTACTGCCGGGGTGCTGGTGGGAGTGGCCACAGGCACTGCATTAGGCGCTGTCAACGGCATAACCATTTCCCTGTTCCGAGTTTCTCCCTTCGTGGTGACCCTGGGCATGATGTCAGTGGCACATGGAATGGCCCTTCTCATTTCCGGAGGGGTTCCGATCTTCAATCTTCCCGACCAGTTCAACGAGTACCTGGCCATAGGTAGGCTCTGTGGGATTCCTGTGCCATTGTTTGTCGCTTCGTTTGTAGTGATCGCAATATACATCATGCTGACGAGGACGCGAGTCGGGCGATACTTTTATGCCATCGGGGGAAACGAGGAAGCAGCCAGACTGTCGGGCATTCATGTGAAAAAATACAATTGCCTGGCCTACATACTCTGTGGCGCACTTGCAGGTTTGACAGGCGTGATGCTGACCGCCCGGGTGGCTTCCGGTGAACCGAATCTTGGAGCAGCCTTGCCTCTGGAGTCCATAGCTGCGGCAGTCATCGGCGGCGTGTCGCTCCGGGGAGGTGAAGGGAACGTTATTGGAGCCATTTTCGGAGCCATTTTGATCGTCCTGATCAGGAACGGGATGGACCTCATGAATGTCAGCTCTTACTTGCAAATGGTGGTCATGGGCTGTCTTCTGGTCTTCGCTGTGGTCATGGACCAATTCCGGCTGTCTTTGAAAGGCCGATAG